The Constrictibacter sp. MBR-5 DNA segment TTGCCCTTCAGGTCGGCGAGGCCGGAGATCGGCTCGCGGCACCAGAAGACCTGCGGCGGGTTGGCGCCGACGGCGAGCAGCCTGGTCGCGAATTTCTGCTCCATGACGCGCGCCATGGTCGGCTTCCACGCCTCGCACGCCGCCCGCGCCGCCTCCGGCGTCAGGGTCAGGCCGGCCAGGTCGCAGCCCTCGAACACCGGGTCCTCGCCCGCCATCTTGCTGATGTCGCCGGCGCCGAAGTCGGTGACACCCAGCTTGCTCATCCGCATCATCTGGAAGTCCTTGATGCCGGCGCGGTCGACCGGGACGATGTCCGCGGTGATCTTGCCGCCCGAGGCTTCCGGGATCGTCTTGGTCCAGAACGGCACCTCGTCGCGCTCCGAGGCGACGGTGTTCCCGTTCAGGCCGATCGCCTTCACGTGCAGCTTCGGCAGGTCGGCGGCACCCGCTGCCACGGTCATCGCCGCGACCATGCCGGCGGCGATCGTCAGACCCAGTGTCCTCATGCTCGTGCTCCCCAGCCAAGTCTCCCGAGGCCCCGGCCGTCTGGCCGGCCGGTGACCGCTCCTGGCGCCGTGGCAGCAAGATGCATGCCGCCGGCCGCACGGATCGCCGCCGATGCGGGGCCGCCCCGGGAAGCGGAGCCCATGGCACGGCGCTTGCTGCCGGCTTGCTCTCCACGAGCCGGTGCGCGACCTTGCGCTGCGCGTTCCGGCGCTTGCAAGAGGTGTTTCATGGCCCGCGATCCCATCGCGTTCGAACTCTTCAAGAACGCGATCTTCTCGATCGCCGACGAGATGGCGCTGACCATCGTCCGCACGACCTATTCCGGCGTGCTCAAGGACAACATGGACTTCTCGACCGCGCTGGCCGACGCCGACGGCCGGCTGGTCGCCCAGGGCCTGACCCTGCCGGGCCATCTCGGCTCGATCCCGACGGCGCTCGCCGCGGTGATGAAGCGCTACGAGGGCGACATCCACGAGGGCGACATCTTCGCGATGAACGACCCGTTCGAGGGCGGCATGCACCTGCCCGACATCTTCATCTTCAAGCCGATCTATCACCGGGGCCGGCGCGTCGCCTTCGCCGCCACGATCTGCCACCACACCGACGTCGGCGGCCGCGTCGCCGGCTCGAACGCCTCGGATTCCACCGAGATCTATCAGGAAGGCCTGCGCATCCCGCCGCTCAAGCTCTACGAGCGCGGCCGCCGCAACGAGACGCTGTTCCTGATGATCGACCGCAACGTCCGCCTGCCGGCCAAGGTGCTCGGCGACCTGCGCGCCCAGCTCGCCGCCTGCCACATCGCCGAGAAGCAGCTGCTCGAGCTGGTCGAGCGGCACGGCGCCGAGCAGGTGCACGAATACATGCAGGAGGTGATCGACTATGCGGAGCGCCTGACGCGCGCCGCGGTCGCCGACCTGCCCGACGGCGAGTACAGTTTCGAGGACTGGATCGACGACGACGGCGTCGACTACGGCGTGCCGATCCGCCTGTTCGTCACCATGCGCAAGCAGGGCGACCGCATGGTCGTCGACTGGACCGGCACTGCGCCGCAGGTCAAGGGTGCCATCAACAACACCCTCTCCTATACCAAAGCCGCCAGCTACGCCGCGATCCGCTCCGTCCTGCCGGCCGGCATCCCGAACAACGAGGGCGTCTTCCGCGTCATCGACGTGGTGGCGCCGCCCGGCACCATCGCCAACGGCGTGCTGCCGGCCGCATGCGCGGCGCGCGGCCTGACCGGCTTCCGCATGGTCGACTGCGCCTTCGGGGCGCTCGCCATGATGCTGCCCGACAAGGTCTTCGCGGCGTCCGACGGCGGCAACACCGGCATCTCGATCGGCGGCTACGACGACGCGCGCAAGCCCTACATCTATGTCGACTTCACCTGCGGCACCTGGGGCGGGCGGCCGTGGGCGGACGGGCTCGACGGCAACTCCAACATGTTCGCCAACATGGCCTCGCAGTCGATCGAGGTGACCGAGGCTGAGCAGCCGCTGCAGATCCTGGCCTACGAGTTCGTCGCCGACCGCGCCGGACCCGGCAAGTTCCGCGGCGGCGCCCCCTACCGCCGGGAGTACCGCTTCCTGGAAAAGGAAGCCGTCCTCCAGGTGCGCGCCGACCGCCAGGCGTTCCAGCCCTACGGCCTCTATGGCGGCCATCCCGGCCAGCCGTCGCGCAACACCCTCAATCCCGATACCGAGAACCGCAAGCTCCCTGGCAAGCTCACCATGATGATCAAGCGCGGCGACGTCTTCCGCCACGAACTGGCCGGCGCCGGCGGCTGGGGCGATCCGCTGGAGCGCGCGCCGGCCAAGGTTCTGAAGGACGTGCGCAACGAACTGCTGAGCGTCGACGCCGCCCGCCGCCATTACGGCGTCGTCGTCGTGACCGACGGCTGGTCGATCGACGAGCCCGCTACGGCGAGACTGCGCGACGCCATGCGCGGCCGGCGCGGCGAGTGGACCGCCCCCGCCGTCCTCTGGACCGATCCCGCCGACCTGACCGCCCCTCCACATGGCGAGGCCTGAGATGACCACCTTCCGCATCGGCGTCGACATCGGCGGCACCTTCACCGACATCGTCTTCCTGGGCTCGGACGGCACCGTCCACGTCAAGAAGGTGTCCTCGACGGTCGGGGCCTACGGCCGCGCCATCATCGAGGGCATCGGCCAGGTCTTCGGCGAGACCGGTATCCAGGGCGGCGACGTCGCCGAGATCCGCCACGGCACCACCGTCGCCTCGAACGCCATCCTGGAGCTGAAGGGCGCGCGCACCGGCCTGATCACCACCAAGGGCTTCCGCGACGTGCTGGAGATCCGCACGCTGCGCATGCCGCGCCTCTACGACATCGCCTGGGACAAGCCGCCCCCGCTGGTCGAGCGCTATCTCCGCCTCGCCGTCGACGAGCGCGTCGACACCCACGGCAAGGTCGACCGGCCGCTCGACACGGCCGAGGCCGAGGCGATGGTCGACCGGCTGCTGGCCGAGGGCTGCGAGGCGATCGCCATCTGCCTGATCAATTCCTTCGCCAACCCGGCGCACGAGATCGCCATCCGCGACATCGTCCGCCGCAAGGCGCCCGACCTGCCCTGCTGCATCAGCTTCGACGTCCTGCCGGAGATCAAGGAGTATGAGCGCACCTCGACCACGGTGGTGAACGCCTACGTCCTGCCGGTCGTCTCGCAATATCTCTCCGTCCTCACCGCCGCCCTGCAGGCGAGCGGCATGACGGCGCCGCTCCTGCTGATGCAGTCGAACGGCGGCCTGACGCCGGCCGAGCATGCCGCGCGCCTGCCGGTGCACATCATCGAGTCCGGTCCCGCCGCCGGCGTCATCGGCGCCCAGGCGGTGGCCGCCGCGGCCGGCCTGCCCGACGTGGTCAGCTTCGACATGGGCGGCACCACGGCGAAGGCGTCGCTGATCGAGGCGGGCGAGGTCACCAAGGCACCGGAGTTCCAGGTCGGCGGCGGCATCCTCAGCGGCTCGCGCCTGCTCACCGGCTCCGGCTACACGCTGAAGGTGCCGGCCATCGACCTCGCCGAGGTCGGTGCCGGCGGCGGCTCGATCGTCTCGATCGACGCCGGCGGCTCGCTCCTCGTCGGCCCGCACAGCGCCGGCGCCGTGCCGGGGCCGGTCTGCTACGACATCGGCGGCACCCAGCCGACGGTGACCGACGCCAACGTCATCCTGGGCTATCTCAATCCGGAATATCTCGTCGGCGGCGCCGTGCGCCTCGACGCCGACAAGGCGCGCAGCGTCTTCATGGAGCGCATCGGCACGCCGATGGGCCTGTCGCTGGAGGCCGCCGCCTACGGCGCCTACCAGATCGCCGCCTCGAACATGATCCGCGCCATCAAGGCCGTCTCGACCGAGCGCGGCCGCGACCCGCGCGGCTACACCCTGGTCGCCTTCGGCGGCAACGGCCCGCTGTTCGCCGCGGCGATGGCCGAGGCAATCGGCATGAAGCGCATCCTAGTGCCACCGTCGCCCGGCGTCTTCTCGGCCTTCGGCCTGCTCTACGCCGACGTCGAGCATCACTATTCGCGCACCTTCCGCGGCCTGCTGCACAGCCTGGACGTGGCGCATCTGGCCGAGATCTGGGAGGCGATGGCCCGGGAGGCACGCGACCAGCTCCACGCCGACGGCTATTCGGGCGCGCAGATGCGCGTCCTGCGCCGCGCCAGCCTGCACTATCAGGGGCAGACCTTTGAGCTGGCGGTCCCGGTCCCGGACGGGCCGATCGACGCGTCGCTGCTGGCCGCCCTGGAGGAGGCGTTCCACGCCGAGCACGAGCGCACCTACGGCCATCGTGCGGGCGAGGAAGAGCCCGTCGAACTGGTCGGCATCCAGATCGTCGGACAGGCCGCGACCGGCGAGCGCCGCATCGCCGGAGCGCAGCCGAGCGGCGCCGCGTCCGGCGCGGAAGAGCGTGGCAGCCGCAGCTGCTGGTTCGGCGGAACGCACGGCTGGCTGGAGACGCCGGTCATCGGTCGGGCCGCACTGCGCACCGCCCGCCCCGGCCCCTGCATCGTCGAGGAATACGACGCCACCTGCGTCGTCCCCCCCGGCGCCACCGCCGGCCTGGACGCCTACGGCAACATCATCGTCACGCTGGGGTGAGGCGGACACTGTTGTGCTTCCCCGGACGGCGCGAAGCGCCGATCCGGGGCCCACCTATCCGCCCGGGCACCGCCGGAGCGCCGGCACGATGGCCCCCGGCTCTCCGCGCTGCGCGCTGCGGCCGGGGAAGCAGGAAGAACCGCCCCCTCAGACCTCCGTCACCCGCATGATGTCCGGCTTGCCGTCCATATACTGGCCCATCTCGCGGCCGATGGTCTTGAAGTGGTCCGAGCCGCGGTGCGCGTCGACCGCCGCCTGGTCCTCGTAGCGCTCCATGAAGACGTAGAGCAGCGGGTCGTCGGTCTTGTGCAGGGCGTAGAGCTTGCAGCCCGGCTCGTTCGCGTTGACGGCGGCCACCAGCCGCTTCGCCGTTTCCTCGAACTGCGCCTGCTGGCCGTCCTTGACCTTGATCTTCGCGATGACGCCGAGCATCGGCTTACTCCTCGTCTGGGGTTGGGCTGGTTTCGAGTTGAAGCGGCACCATAAGCCAAGCGCGCCGCACCGCAACGCCCCCGCCTACCCATCCCGCCGCCCGCCCGCTACAGTGCGCGGCAACGCGGTCGCGGGGAGGTTCGAGGGAATGAGCGAGACACCGAATGCGCTGAGCCCGGAAACGGTGCTGGCGCAGATGAAGGCGCACGGCGTCACCGACATCGTCTGGCTGCCGGACAGCGAGACCAACTGGCTCTTCCTGCTGATGCAGGCCGAGCCCAGCCTGCGCCTCATCGGCGTCGCGCGCGAGGGCAACGCCTGCTCCATCGCCGCCGGCCTCGCCACGGGCGGGCGCAAGCCGATGATCCTGATCCAGAACACCGGCATGCTGGAATCCGGCGATTCCATTCGCGGCTGGCTGATGGGCCTGAACGTGCCCGTGGTGCTGATGGTGGGCTATCGCGGCTACACGCGCCACGGCGTCAATACCGACACGGTGGCCACATATACCGAGCCCTTCATCAACGCCTTCCGCCTGAACTTCTATCTGGTCGAGAGCGACGCCGACGCCGACCGGATCGGCGTCGCCTTCGAGGAGGCGGAGCGCACGCAGCGGCCGGTGGTCATCCTGGTCGGCGACGAATT contains these protein-coding regions:
- a CDS encoding putative quinol monooxygenase, with the protein product MLGVIAKIKVKDGQQAQFEETAKRLVAAVNANEPGCKLYALHKTDDPLLYVFMERYEDQAAVDAHRGSDHFKTIGREMGQYMDGKPDIMRVTEV
- a CDS encoding hydantoinase B/oxoprolinase family protein, whose product is MARDPIAFELFKNAIFSIADEMALTIVRTTYSGVLKDNMDFSTALADADGRLVAQGLTLPGHLGSIPTALAAVMKRYEGDIHEGDIFAMNDPFEGGMHLPDIFIFKPIYHRGRRVAFAATICHHTDVGGRVAGSNASDSTEIYQEGLRIPPLKLYERGRRNETLFLMIDRNVRLPAKVLGDLRAQLAACHIAEKQLLELVERHGAEQVHEYMQEVIDYAERLTRAAVADLPDGEYSFEDWIDDDGVDYGVPIRLFVTMRKQGDRMVVDWTGTAPQVKGAINNTLSYTKAASYAAIRSVLPAGIPNNEGVFRVIDVVAPPGTIANGVLPAACAARGLTGFRMVDCAFGALAMMLPDKVFAASDGGNTGISIGGYDDARKPYIYVDFTCGTWGGRPWADGLDGNSNMFANMASQSIEVTEAEQPLQILAYEFVADRAGPGKFRGGAPYRREYRFLEKEAVLQVRADRQAFQPYGLYGGHPGQPSRNTLNPDTENRKLPGKLTMMIKRGDVFRHELAGAGGWGDPLERAPAKVLKDVRNELLSVDAARRHYGVVVVTDGWSIDEPATARLRDAMRGRRGEWTAPAVLWTDPADLTAPPHGEA
- a CDS encoding thiamine pyrophosphate-binding protein encodes the protein MSETPNALSPETVLAQMKAHGVTDIVWLPDSETNWLFLLMQAEPSLRLIGVAREGNACSIAAGLATGGRKPMILIQNTGMLESGDSIRGWLMGLNVPVVLMVGYRGYTRHGVNTDTVATYTEPFINAFRLNFYLVESDADADRIGVAFEEAERTQRPVVILVGDEFHGFNR
- a CDS encoding hydantoinase/oxoprolinase family protein; the protein is MTTFRIGVDIGGTFTDIVFLGSDGTVHVKKVSSTVGAYGRAIIEGIGQVFGETGIQGGDVAEIRHGTTVASNAILELKGARTGLITTKGFRDVLEIRTLRMPRLYDIAWDKPPPLVERYLRLAVDERVDTHGKVDRPLDTAEAEAMVDRLLAEGCEAIAICLINSFANPAHEIAIRDIVRRKAPDLPCCISFDVLPEIKEYERTSTTVVNAYVLPVVSQYLSVLTAALQASGMTAPLLLMQSNGGLTPAEHAARLPVHIIESGPAAGVIGAQAVAAAAGLPDVVSFDMGGTTAKASLIEAGEVTKAPEFQVGGGILSGSRLLTGSGYTLKVPAIDLAEVGAGGGSIVSIDAGGSLLVGPHSAGAVPGPVCYDIGGTQPTVTDANVILGYLNPEYLVGGAVRLDADKARSVFMERIGTPMGLSLEAAAYGAYQIAASNMIRAIKAVSTERGRDPRGYTLVAFGGNGPLFAAAMAEAIGMKRILVPPSPGVFSAFGLLYADVEHHYSRTFRGLLHSLDVAHLAEIWEAMAREARDQLHADGYSGAQMRVLRRASLHYQGQTFELAVPVPDGPIDASLLAALEEAFHAEHERTYGHRAGEEEPVELVGIQIVGQAATGERRIAGAQPSGAASGAEERGSRSCWFGGTHGWLETPVIGRAALRTARPGPCIVEEYDATCVVPPGATAGLDAYGNIIVTLG